The Methanothermobacter tenebrarum genome window below encodes:
- a CDS encoding EMC3/TMCO1 family protein, which translates to MVLDLIYKGLDIIFGPFLALDPNPKNPILTIFIIATIVAFIITLANKLLVDQERLQKLRREMQEFQQEVMEARKSSDVKALEELQEKQMEFMDKQREMMTMSFKPMIVTFLPIILVFYWMAQHPYISKATIILPQVAYYVLLVPIWHMFYKMPAGSPAYAIGWLGWYILCSFAMSQLFRKFMGLKGM; encoded by the coding sequence ATGGTACTAGACCTAATATACAAGGGATTAGACATTATATTCGGCCCATTCCTAGCATTAGACCCTAATCCAAAGAATCCCATACTCACAATATTTATTATAGCCACCATAGTAGCTTTCATAATAACATTAGCAAACAAGCTACTCGTAGACCAGGAAAGGTTACAAAAACTTAGACGTGAAATGCAAGAATTCCAACAAGAGGTTATGGAGGCCAGGAAATCCAGTGATGTTAAAGCCCTCGAGGAACTACAAGAGAAGCAAATGGAGTTCATGGACAAGCAAAGGGAAATGATGACAATGTCATTCAAGCCCATGATAGTAACCTTCCTACCCATAATCCTAGTATTCTATTGGATGGCCCAACACCCTTATATTTCAAAGGCCACAATCATACTCCCACAGGTAGCATATTACGTGCTCCTCGTGCCAATATGGCACATGTTCTATAAGATGCCGGCTGGTTCACCAGCATATGCCATAGGATGGCTAGGCTGGTATATACTATGTTCATTTGCAATGTCCCAGCTATTCAGGAAATTCATGGGACTTAAAGGAATGTGA
- a CDS encoding 50S ribosomal protein L34e, with translation MPELRYRSRSYKRTFKRTPGGRTVIHYKRKKPSKHVCAGCGKPLHGVPRGRPYQIRKLSKSKRRPNRPYGGYYCSECMRKVFKEEARS, from the coding sequence ATGCCAGAATTAAGATACAGATCCAGATCATATAAGAGAACATTCAAGAGGACTCCAGGTGGCAGGACAGTCATACACTACAAGAGGAAGAAACCCTCAAAACATGTATGTGCAGGATGTGGTAAACCACTCCATGGAGTCCCACGTGGAAGACCATACCAGATAAGAAAATTATCAAAGTCAAAGAGAAGACCTAACAGACCCTATGGTGGTTATTACTGTTCAGAGTGTATGAGAAAAGTTTTTAAGGAAGAGGCAAGGTCATGA
- the cmk gene encoding (d)CMP kinase, which yields MIITISGLPGAGTTTITRMLSTKLGIPFISAGDVFRQMAAERGMDILEFSRLAEEDHEIDKEIDKRQAEIAKSKENLIVEGRLSAYFVEADLKILIIAPFNVRAYRISKRESKPLKKVENEIKRREESEAKRYKEIHGIDIEDLQVYDIILNSAHFKPEEITNIIIKIIEVIK from the coding sequence ATGATAATAACCATCAGCGGTCTCCCAGGCGCTGGTACAACAACAATTACAAGAATGCTCTCAACTAAACTAGGGATACCATTCATATCAGCAGGTGACGTTTTCAGGCAAATGGCAGCTGAAAGGGGGATGGACATCCTAGAATTCAGCAGATTAGCAGAAGAAGACCATGAAATAGACAAGGAGATAGATAAGAGACAAGCAGAGATAGCCAAGAGTAAGGAGAACCTAATAGTGGAAGGGAGACTCTCAGCCTATTTTGTCGAAGCTGATCTAAAAATACTCATAATAGCACCATTTAATGTCAGAGCATATAGGATAAGTAAAAGGGAATCAAAACCACTCAAGAAGGTCGAGAACGAGATAAAGAGGAGGGAAGAAAGCGAAGCCAAAAGATACAAGGAAATTCACGGGATCGACATAGAAGACTTGCAAGTCTATGACATAATACTAAACAGCGCCCATTTCAAACCCGAAGAAATCACAAACATAATAATAAAAATTATCGAGGTGATCAAATGA
- a CDS encoding 50S ribosomal protein L14e → MTAIEVGRICIKTAGREAGEECVILDIIDKNFVEVVGVNVKNRRCNIKHLEPTEKKIEIKSDNIEEIKKQLEKQ, encoded by the coding sequence ATGACAGCAATAGAAGTGGGAAGAATATGCATCAAAACCGCAGGGAGAGAAGCAGGAGAAGAATGCGTAATATTAGATATAATCGATAAAAACTTCGTGGAAGTCGTGGGAGTCAACGTAAAAAATAGAAGATGCAACATAAAACATTTGGAGCCCACAGAAAAAAAGATAGAAATAAAATCAGACAACATAGAAGAGATTAAAAAACAACTCGAAAAACAATAG
- a CDS encoding RNA-guided pseudouridylation complex pseudouridine synthase subunit Cbf5 gives MAKFLIKSKAETDPAYGCPPDKRPIQEHIKKGVINLDKPPGPTSHQVDSWIRRLLNVKKVGHGGTLDPKVTGILPIGIEKATRVLQLLLEADKEYVCIMRLHKPVKMAELERVFEEFQGKIFQTPPMKAAVKRQLRVRRIYYANILEVDGKDVLFRIGCEAGTYIRKYCHDIGEALGTGAHMLELRRTKVGPFTEDKTLITLHDLTDAYHFWIEDGEEKFLRKCIQPMEFAVRHLPRIVIRDSAVDAICHGANLAVSGIIGLDDNIERGDTVVLMTLKDELVAAGESLCSSLQILDAEKGIVVDTQKVFMERGTYPRVWGKT, from the coding sequence ATGGCAAAGTTCCTAATCAAAAGCAAAGCAGAAACAGACCCAGCATATGGTTGCCCACCAGATAAGAGGCCCATACAAGAACACATAAAAAAGGGGGTTATCAACCTTGATAAACCCCCAGGTCCCACTTCACATCAAGTAGACTCATGGATCCGCAGACTACTCAACGTGAAAAAAGTTGGACACGGAGGGACACTAGACCCCAAAGTCACTGGGATACTACCCATAGGCATTGAAAAGGCCACCAGGGTGCTCCAATTACTCCTAGAAGCCGATAAGGAATATGTTTGCATCATGAGACTGCACAAGCCCGTTAAAATGGCGGAACTTGAAAGGGTTTTCGAGGAATTCCAGGGCAAAATATTCCAGACACCCCCAATGAAAGCAGCCGTGAAACGCCAATTAAGAGTTAGGAGAATATACTATGCCAATATCCTAGAAGTAGACGGGAAGGATGTGCTATTTAGGATCGGATGCGAAGCCGGGACATATATAAGGAAATATTGCCATGACATTGGGGAAGCCCTTGGGACAGGAGCACACATGCTCGAATTAAGACGTACAAAAGTTGGACCATTCACCGAAGATAAGACCCTCATAACACTCCATGATCTAACCGACGCATACCACTTCTGGATAGAGGATGGTGAAGAAAAATTCTTGAGAAAATGCATACAACCAATGGAATTCGCAGTCAGACACCTCCCAAGGATAGTTATCAGGGACAGTGCAGTGGACGCAATATGCCATGGTGCAAACCTTGCAGTAAGTGGCATCATAGGATTAGATGATAACATAGAAAGGGGCGACACAGTAGTACTAATGACACTCAAGGACGAGCTCGTAGCTGCCGGTGAAAGCTTGTGCTCATCCCTCCAGATCCTAGATGCTGAAAAGGGTATTGTAGTAGACACCCAGAAAGTTTTTATGGAACGAGGAACATACCCTAGGGTATGGGGTAAAACTTAA
- a CDS encoding 30S ribosomal protein S13, which yields MEEEFKHIVRIARKDLDGNKTIEHALTDIKGVGKAFAKAIVSVLGFDGQKRIGYLSEDEITRLEEALKKPEEYNIPDWMMNRRQDYETGEDKHLIEADLEMSLREDLNRLKKIRSYRGIRHELGLPVRGQRTKSTFRKGQSVGVRRRKRK from the coding sequence ATGGAAGAAGAATTCAAACACATAGTACGTATAGCCAGAAAGGACTTAGATGGTAATAAGACAATAGAACATGCACTCACAGATATTAAAGGCGTTGGTAAGGCCTTCGCCAAGGCTATAGTAAGCGTCCTTGGATTTGACGGCCAGAAAAGGATAGGATATTTGTCAGAGGATGAGATAACAAGGTTAGAGGAAGCGCTTAAAAAGCCTGAAGAATATAATATCCCTGATTGGATGATGAATCGCCGCCAAGATTATGAAACAGGCGAAGACAAACACCTAATCGAGGCAGATCTTGAAATGAGCCTCAGAGAAGACTTGAACCGTCTGAAAAAGATAAGAAGCTACAGGGGTATAAGACACGAACTAGGCCTCCCAGTAAGGGGCCAGAGGACAAAATCAACCTTCAGAAAAGGACAATCTGTAGGTGTTAGAAGAAGGAAGAGAAAATAA
- a CDS encoding 30S ribosomal protein S4 — translation MGHPRKPRKKYDTPPHPWNAERIKEENRLLTKYGLKNKKEIWKAETMIRRYRRDARHLLGLPEEQTRNEREQLLGHLKRMGILSDDAKLEDVLNLTIEDVLKRRLQTMVYEKGLARTIRQARQMIVHGHIALDGGKVNAPGYLVKKGEEDKIGFYPLSPMKEQVESKAEDTE, via the coding sequence ATGGGACACCCAAGAAAACCCCGTAAAAAGTATGACACTCCACCCCATCCATGGAATGCTGAAAGAATAAAAGAAGAAAACAGACTACTCACAAAATACGGGTTAAAGAACAAAAAAGAGATATGGAAGGCCGAGACAATGATTAGAAGATATAGGAGGGATGCAAGGCATCTCCTAGGCCTCCCAGAAGAACAGACAAGAAATGAGAGGGAACAACTCCTAGGACACCTTAAAAGGATGGGTATACTATCAGATGATGCTAAACTAGAAGATGTTCTTAATTTAACAATCGAAGACGTGCTTAAACGCAGACTACAAACCATGGTATATGAAAAAGGACTTGCAAGAACAATAAGACAAGCAAGACAGATGATAGTACATGGACACATAGCCTTGGATGGTGGTAAAGTCAACGCCCCAGGCTACCTAGTAAAAAAAGGTGAAGAGGATAAGATAGGATTCTATCCATTATCACCAATGAAAGAACAGGTAGAATCCAAGGCTGAAGATACAGAATAG
- a CDS encoding 30S ribosomal protein S11 produces the protein MAKAKGKEKWGIAHIYSSFNNTIITITDITGAETVTQWSGGRVVRADRQEASPFAAMEAATRAAEDAKEKGITGLHIKVRAPGGNGPRTPGPGAQAAIRALARAGLKIGKIEDVTPIPHDGTGRPGGRRGRRV, from the coding sequence ATGGCCAAGGCTAAAGGAAAAGAAAAATGGGGTATAGCCCACATCTACTCATCATTCAACAACACGATAATCACAATAACAGATATTACAGGGGCCGAGACCGTGACACAATGGTCTGGTGGAAGAGTTGTGAGGGCTGACAGACAAGAAGCTTCACCATTCGCTGCAATGGAAGCAGCCACCAGGGCAGCTGAGGACGCCAAAGAAAAAGGCATCACAGGATTACACATAAAGGTCAGGGCACCTGGAGGAAACGGGCCAAGGACGCCCGGACCCGGTGCACAGGCGGCTATAAGAGCCCTAGCCCGTGCAGGTTTAAAAATAGGTAAAATAGAGGATGTCACGCCAATACCACATGATGGTACAGGGAGACCTGGAGGCAGGAGAGGGAGAAGGGTCTAA
- a CDS encoding DNA-directed RNA polymerase subunit D, giving the protein MDINMKEKSENEITLIIKDADTSFVNAIRRTSMTEVPKIAIEYVNIIKNDSSMFDEIVAHRLGLIPLKSDKEAINGILMPSECDCEDYCPRCSVSLTLKKKGPGIVYSKDLVSEDEKIVPVYDTIPILKLREDEEIELEAIAQLGIGMEHAKWKPTTACAYKYYPMITIGEECEQCYECVKACPKGILEEGPEKPKVVNIEDCTMCKTCMRACDRGAIKVGYKEGSFIFKIETDGSIPPEEVLKRACDILMEKADNITKAV; this is encoded by the coding sequence ATGGATATAAACATGAAAGAAAAATCAGAGAATGAAATAACCCTTATTATAAAGGATGCTGACACATCATTTGTCAATGCTATAAGAAGAACCAGCATGACAGAAGTTCCCAAAATAGCAATAGAATACGTTAACATAATAAAAAATGACTCATCCATGTTCGATGAGATCGTAGCACACAGACTCGGTCTAATCCCGCTAAAATCGGATAAAGAAGCGATAAACGGTATCCTAATGCCAAGTGAATGCGACTGCGAAGACTACTGTCCAAGATGCAGCGTATCCCTAACATTAAAAAAGAAAGGCCCAGGAATCGTCTACTCAAAGGATCTAGTATCAGAAGATGAAAAAATAGTACCAGTATATGACACCATACCAATCCTAAAACTTAGAGAGGATGAAGAGATAGAATTAGAGGCCATAGCACAACTTGGCATTGGAATGGAACATGCCAAATGGAAGCCCACCACAGCATGCGCATACAAATACTATCCAATGATAACCATAGGAGAAGAATGCGAACAATGCTATGAATGCGTAAAAGCATGCCCCAAGGGGATCCTAGAAGAAGGACCCGAAAAACCCAAGGTAGTTAACATTGAAGATTGCACAATGTGTAAAACTTGTATGAGAGCATGTGACAGAGGAGCCATAAAAGTGGGATACAAAGAAGGATCATTCATCTTCAAAATAGAAACAGACGGTTCAATACCACCAGAAGAAGTCCTAAAAAGGGCATGTGACATCCTAATGGAAAAGGCAGACAACATAACAAAAGCAGTTTAA
- a CDS encoding 50S ribosomal protein L18e: MAKKITKTNPNLIKLIRTLKRKSSQENVAIWKDIAKRLEKPTRQMAEVNISRINRHTTENDTIIVPGKVLGTGRLDHKVKIAAWKFSKTAKDKIREAKGQHLTIEEILEENPKGSNIKIIV; the protein is encoded by the coding sequence GTGGCGAAAAAGATTACAAAGACAAACCCCAACCTCATCAAACTTATACGCACCCTTAAAAGGAAATCATCACAAGAAAATGTGGCAATATGGAAAGACATCGCCAAGAGATTGGAAAAACCCACAAGACAAATGGCAGAAGTTAACATATCAAGAATAAACAGGCACACAACCGAGAACGATACAATAATAGTCCCAGGTAAAGTACTGGGAACAGGCAGACTAGACCACAAGGTTAAAATAGCAGCATGGAAATTTTCAAAAACAGCAAAGGATAAAATAAGAGAGGCGAAAGGCCAACACCTCACAATAGAAGAAATATTAGAAGAAAACCCAAAAGGCTCCAATATAAAAATAATAGTATAA
- a CDS encoding 50S ribosomal protein L13, which translates to MIINGEGHILGRLASIVSKKLLQGEKVVVLNTDKIIITGSKEWAHKKYKQRIDRSSISNPRRMGPKYPRRPDDIFRRTVRGMLPYKKAKGREAFKRLRAYVGVPREYKDAELTQIPEAKRSPIRKGVKLGEISRLLGAKF; encoded by the coding sequence ATGATCATCAATGGCGAAGGACATATCCTAGGAAGACTCGCAAGTATTGTGAGCAAAAAATTACTCCAAGGCGAAAAAGTAGTAGTCCTCAACACAGACAAAATAATCATCACAGGATCAAAAGAATGGGCCCACAAAAAATACAAACAGAGAATAGATAGATCAAGCATATCAAACCCTAGAAGGATGGGCCCCAAGTATCCCAGGAGACCCGATGACATATTCAGGCGAACAGTAAGGGGAATGCTACCATACAAGAAGGCGAAGGGCAGAGAAGCCTTTAAACGCCTAAGAGCCTATGTAGGCGTTCCAAGAGAATACAAGGATGCGGAGTTAACCCAGATACCAGAAGCTAAAAGATCACCCATCCGCAAAGGAGTGAAATTAGGTGAAATATCAAGGCTACTAGGCGCCAAATTTTAA
- a CDS encoding 30S ribosomal protein S9, translating into MKKIVHTSGKRKTAIARATFYEGKGRVRINKTPVELYQPELARLKILEPLKLAGEEITKNIDIKVNVRGGGIMGQAEAARMAIARGLIQWTNDMELKEKFSQYDRTMLVGDPRRSEPKKYGGRGARARRQKSYR; encoded by the coding sequence ATGAAAAAGATAGTACATACAAGTGGAAAAAGGAAAACAGCCATTGCAAGGGCAACATTCTATGAGGGTAAAGGTAGAGTGAGGATCAACAAAACACCAGTAGAATTATACCAGCCCGAACTCGCCCGCCTCAAAATATTAGAACCCCTAAAATTAGCCGGTGAAGAAATCACAAAAAACATAGACATAAAAGTGAATGTAAGAGGCGGGGGTATCATGGGACAAGCAGAAGCCGCCAGGATGGCCATAGCAAGGGGCCTTATACAATGGACCAATGACATGGAACTTAAGGAAAAATTCTCACAATATGACCGTACCATGCTCGTCGGAGACCCAAGACGCTCAGAGCCCAAAAAATATGGTGGCAGAGGGGCTAGGGCTCGAAGACAAAAGAGCTATCGATAA
- a CDS encoding DNA-directed RNA polymerase subunit N, which yields MIPIRCFSCGKPISAYFNEYHERVKDGESPKEVLDDLGLKRYCCRRMLISHVDTW from the coding sequence ATGATCCCCATAAGATGTTTCAGTTGCGGAAAACCAATATCCGCATATTTTAATGAATACCATGAAAGAGTAAAAGATGGTGAAAGCCCAAAGGAAGTGCTCGATGATTTGGGATTAAAAAGATACTGTTGCAGGCGCATGTTAATTTCACATGTCGACACATGGTAG
- a CDS encoding DNA-directed RNA polymerase subunit K, with product MSKMTRFEKARLIGARALQLAMGAKPLVDIPESKDPIDIATLELKKSVIPLAVRK from the coding sequence ATGAGTAAAATGACCCGATTTGAAAAGGCCAGGTTGATAGGGGCGAGGGCTCTTCAACTGGCAATGGGGGCTAAACCATTAGTAGATATCCCAGAGAGCAAAGACCCCATTGACATAGCCACCCTCGAACTTAAAAAAAGCGTTATACCATTAGCTGTTAGAAAATAA
- the eno gene encoding phosphopyruvate hydratase — translation METVIEDVRVRKILDSRGNPTIEVDVITWNGFGRAAAPSGASTGTREVVAFPEGGVDKVISELEDVISSELIGMDAEYLEDIDLILKEIDGTENLSNIGGNTTVAVSMAAAKAAASSYNLPLYKFLGGNFATSIPYPLGNMINGGAHAGKHAPDIQEFLVIPKGAESIQEAVFANSKVHARIRELIQAKDPEFTGGKGDEGGWAPKISNYEALEIQARACEEIGDETGVEIRPSLDFAATELWNSKEEKYIYKQENIKRDTGEQIEFVKELIKTYKMFFIEDPLHESDFQGFAQLTKEIGDKCIICGDDIFVTNSEILKKGIEIGAANAIIIKPNQIGTLTDTYKTVKLAKENNYIPVVSHRSGETTDETIAHLAVAFSAPIIKTGAIGGERIAKLNELIRIQEEIPYARMAKLPER, via the coding sequence GTGGAGACTGTTATTGAAGATGTTAGGGTAAGAAAAATATTAGACAGTAGGGGAAACCCTACAATAGAAGTAGATGTTATAACATGGAATGGTTTCGGACGTGCAGCAGCACCCAGCGGCGCCAGCACAGGAACCAGAGAAGTTGTAGCATTCCCAGAAGGCGGAGTCGACAAGGTAATAAGCGAACTAGAGGATGTCATATCATCTGAATTGATAGGAATGGACGCCGAATACCTTGAAGACATAGACCTCATACTAAAAGAGATAGACGGGACAGAAAACCTATCCAATATTGGTGGGAATACCACAGTGGCGGTTTCAATGGCAGCAGCCAAGGCAGCCGCATCATCATACAACCTACCATTGTATAAGTTCCTTGGGGGTAATTTCGCAACAAGCATACCATACCCACTAGGGAACATGATAAATGGGGGAGCACACGCCGGAAAACACGCCCCAGACATCCAAGAATTCCTAGTAATCCCAAAGGGTGCTGAAAGTATCCAAGAAGCCGTATTCGCAAACTCAAAGGTCCACGCAAGGATACGAGAACTAATACAAGCCAAAGACCCTGAATTCACAGGGGGTAAAGGCGACGAAGGAGGATGGGCCCCTAAAATATCCAATTATGAGGCCCTAGAAATACAAGCAAGAGCCTGTGAAGAAATAGGAGACGAAACAGGTGTCGAAATAAGACCATCACTCGATTTCGCAGCCACCGAACTCTGGAACTCCAAAGAAGAAAAATACATTTACAAGCAAGAAAACATAAAACGCGACACAGGCGAACAAATAGAATTCGTCAAAGAACTAATAAAAACCTATAAGATGTTCTTCATAGAAGATCCACTACACGAATCAGACTTCCAAGGATTCGCACAACTAACAAAAGAAATTGGCGACAAGTGCATAATTTGCGGAGACGACATCTTCGTAACAAACAGTGAAATACTCAAAAAAGGAATCGAAATAGGCGCCGCAAACGCCATAATCATAAAACCAAACCAGATAGGCACGCTAACAGACACATACAAAACAGTAAAACTAGCAAAAGAAAACAATTACATCCCCGTAGTGTCTCACAGATCAGGAGAAACAACAGACGAAACCATAGCACACCTAGCAGTAGCATTCTCAGCCCCAATAATAAAAACCGGGGCCATAGGCGGTGAAAGAATAGCCAAACTAAACGAACTCATAAGAATCCAAGAAGAAATACCCTACGCTAGGATGGCGAAACTA